In a genomic window of Flavobacterium lipolyticum:
- a CDS encoding glycosyltransferase family 2 protein, with amino-acid sequence MIHFSIGYILFYIFLSVLSYWAIVKHLKYQKYLEEEVLIRSNHILGVSIVAPAFNEGVNIVYNVKSLLSLTYPKYEIIIVNDGSSDDTLEKLIVEFDLVKIDFYYQEKIATQPVRGHYKSKNPVYSKLLIVDKINGKSKADAANAGINSSQYPLFLCTDVDCILKRDTILKLAKPFMENETRVIACGAGIRISNSCDIKEGFLFKVHYPKEWYPRFQELEYVRSFLFGRMAWSQLNGLLLVSGGLGMFDKDIVIKAGGYWHQSLGEDMELVTRMRKYMHDTKEKYLIKYIPESLCWTEVPSTRKIFLRQRIRWARGLVQTLYLHRKMFLNPKYGRTAFLVLPFFFSFEFLVPIIEFIGILTLIFSFIFGMIDYQYLLIISLLVYLFYLSITIISILIDEILYKSYANYKELMVLIGMAALEPFVYHPITIYASLKGYWFFFRRKEQNWGVMVRKGYESPTKK; translated from the coding sequence GTGATCCATTTTTCAATCGGGTATATTCTGTTCTACATCTTCCTGTCTGTCCTTTCTTACTGGGCGATCGTAAAACATTTAAAATATCAAAAATACCTGGAAGAAGAGGTTTTAATTCGTTCGAACCATATACTGGGCGTTTCCATTGTGGCTCCCGCTTTTAATGAGGGGGTAAATATCGTTTACAATGTTAAATCCCTACTCTCTCTTACCTATCCGAAATACGAAATCATTATTGTCAATGATGGAAGTTCTGACGATACACTGGAAAAACTAATTGTCGAATTTGATCTGGTTAAAATTGACTTTTATTATCAGGAGAAAATAGCTACGCAGCCCGTTCGGGGGCATTATAAATCAAAGAATCCTGTTTATTCGAAATTACTGATTGTCGACAAAATAAACGGAAAAAGCAAAGCTGATGCCGCAAATGCCGGGATAAACTCGTCGCAATATCCCCTTTTTTTATGCACTGATGTAGATTGTATTTTAAAAAGAGATACTATTTTGAAACTGGCCAAACCCTTTATGGAAAATGAAACTCGTGTCATTGCTTGTGGAGCCGGAATCAGGATTTCAAACTCCTGCGATATCAAGGAAGGCTTTTTGTTTAAAGTTCATTATCCTAAAGAATGGTATCCGCGTTTTCAGGAATTAGAATACGTACGCTCTTTTTTATTTGGAAGAATGGCATGGAGTCAGCTAAACGGTCTGCTTTTGGTTTCCGGAGGTCTCGGTATGTTTGATAAAGACATTGTGATTAAAGCGGGTGGATACTGGCATCAGTCCTTAGGTGAAGATATGGAACTGGTGACGCGCATGCGAAAATACATGCACGATACTAAAGAAAAATACTTAATCAAATACATTCCCGAATCACTCTGTTGGACAGAAGTTCCCAGTACGCGAAAAATATTCTTAAGACAACGTATTCGATGGGCTCGTGGACTGGTTCAAACCTTGTATTTACATCGAAAAATGTTTTTAAATCCAAAATACGGACGAACAGCCTTTCTGGTATTACCTTTCTTTTTCAGTTTTGAGTTTTTAGTTCCTATTATAGAATTTATTGGTATTCTGACTCTAATTTTCAGTTTTATATTTGGAATGATCGACTACCAGTATTTACTGATTATAAGCTTATTAGTCTATCTATTCTATCTCTCCATAACCATAATATCCATATTGATAGATGAAATACTATATAAAAGTTATGCCAATTATAAAGAATTAATGGTTCTTATCGGGATGGCTGCACTTGAGCCTTTTGTGTACCATCCGATAACGATTTACGCCTCACTGAAAGGCTATTGGTTCTTCTTTCGAAGAAAAGAACAAAACTGGGGCGTAATGGTCCGTAAAGGATATGAAAGTCCAACTAAAAAATAA
- a CDS encoding HEAT repeat domain-containing protein, with product MEHFIGYIKHYAIPLFVFTSLALALALILKRIHYQYTLPYRHHIVRKSEIFLTEITLSKPEESILKYKIAKFRSEIPIHKTWCKEMLIDDMIRMKSNLKGKTAKNILIIYKQLGLNHYSASLLRDFRKYKKCDGIYHFQALGYKPGIALIKKYLFHPNKIIRSNANIAYLILTKGDWQAVNKIPVKVSISTTIKIMDVLHSQNIPIPPDIELWIESDNPTTLKLAVMTMVFYNYRNRSQDIIKLLKHENKNLRTDVIIAIRDLYLYEAEEDLLLQFKQESIELQLEILNALAIVGSEKTISFLNHQIPREEIKDLKLKMVAALNGLDSVCIDVLGRQDSDTQKMINHIRELQL from the coding sequence ATGGAGCATTTTATAGGTTATATAAAACACTACGCCATCCCATTATTTGTATTTACAAGTTTAGCTTTAGCACTTGCATTAATACTCAAAAGAATTCATTATCAATACACTCTTCCTTACCGGCATCACATTGTACGAAAGTCCGAAATTTTCCTTACAGAAATCACACTCTCAAAACCGGAGGAAAGCATTCTGAAATACAAAATTGCCAAATTCAGATCTGAAATTCCCATCCATAAAACCTGGTGTAAAGAAATGCTTATCGACGATATGATTCGGATGAAAAGCAATTTAAAAGGTAAAACCGCCAAAAACATTCTTATTATATACAAACAACTGGGTTTAAACCATTATTCAGCAAGTTTACTTCGGGATTTTAGAAAATATAAAAAATGTGATGGCATTTATCATTTTCAAGCCTTGGGATATAAACCCGGAATTGCTCTAATCAAAAAATATTTGTTTCATCCCAATAAAATTATCCGGTCAAACGCCAATATTGCTTACCTGATTTTAACCAAAGGAGACTGGCAGGCCGTTAATAAAATTCCGGTAAAAGTATCCATCAGTACCACCATAAAAATAATGGATGTATTGCATTCGCAAAACATACCAATTCCACCTGATATCGAACTTTGGATAGAATCTGATAATCCTACTACTCTGAAATTAGCCGTAATGACTATGGTTTTTTACAATTACAGAAACAGATCACAGGATATTATCAAATTGCTCAAACACGAAAATAAAAACCTTAGAACCGATGTGATTATTGCCATTCGCGACTTGTACCTGTATGAGGCAGAAGAGGATTTATTACTGCAATTTAAGCAGGAGAGTATCGAACTTCAATTGGAAATTCTGAATGCCCTTGCCATTGTAGGCTCAGAAAAAACAATCTCATTTTTAAACCATCAAATTCCGAGAGAAGAAATCAAAGATCTTAAATTAAAAATGGTAGCTGCTTTAAATGGTCTCGATTCTGTATGTATAGATGTATTGGGAAGACAGGATTCCGATACGCAAAAAATGATTAATCACATTAGAGAATTACAACTATGA
- a CDS encoding TIGR02757 family protein — MTQKELKEFLDEKVTQYNNLDFIESDPVQIPHLFSQKEDIEIAGFLSATIAWGNRKMIIKNSHQMMELMGNTPYDFVMSHTDEDLERLENFVHRTFNGKDFSGFIKGLQHIYKNHKGLEAVFAKNQEVDGLQKSISEFKKIFFEIDHLPRTQKHISDPLNNSAAKRINMYLRWMVRQDTKGVDLGIWKTISPSLLSCPLDVHSGNVARKLGILTRKQNDGKALTELDLKLRKMDPQDPVKYDFALFGLGVFEGF, encoded by the coding sequence ATGACACAAAAAGAACTCAAAGAATTTCTTGACGAAAAAGTCACCCAATACAACAATCTCGATTTTATCGAAAGTGATCCTGTGCAAATTCCACATTTGTTTTCTCAGAAAGAAGACATTGAGATTGCAGGTTTTTTGAGTGCCACAATTGCCTGGGGAAATCGCAAGATGATTATCAAAAATTCACATCAAATGATGGAATTAATGGGTAATACTCCTTATGATTTTGTGATGTCACATACTGATGAAGATCTGGAGCGTCTTGAAAACTTTGTACACCGTACTTTTAACGGAAAAGACTTTAGCGGCTTTATAAAAGGATTACAGCACATTTATAAAAATCACAAAGGTCTTGAAGCTGTTTTTGCCAAAAATCAAGAAGTAGACGGCTTACAGAAAAGCATCAGTGAGTTCAAAAAAATATTCTTTGAGATTGATCATTTGCCCCGAACTCAAAAACATATTTCGGATCCGTTAAACAATTCCGCAGCAAAAAGAATCAACATGTACCTGCGCTGGATGGTACGCCAGGATACCAAAGGTGTTGACTTAGGTATTTGGAAAACCATTTCACCTTCATTATTGTCGTGTCCGCTCGATGTACATTCCGGTAATGTAGCCCGTAAATTAGGGATCCTAACCCGAAAACAAAATGATGGAAAGGCCTTAACAGAACTCGATCTTAAACTCCGAAAAATGGACCCTCAAGATCCGGTAAAATATGACTTTGCTCTTTTCGGATTGGGTGTTTTTGAGGGATTTTAA
- a CDS encoding ABC transporter ATP-binding protein has product MIHAKNIHKFYDKLEVLKGVDLHIKKGEIVSIVGASGAGKTTLLQILGTLDKPSGLETETSLTINGQNILELSDKALSKFRNLNLGFIFQFHQLLPEFTALENVCIPAFIAGKKNTEVESEAKKLLDYLGLSHRIHHKPNELSGGEQQRVAVARALINKPDVIFADEPSGNLDTHSAENLHQLFFQLRDEFGQTFVIVTHNEELANMADRKLVMVDGLISN; this is encoded by the coding sequence ATGATCCACGCAAAAAACATACATAAGTTCTACGACAAATTAGAAGTTTTAAAAGGAGTCGATCTGCACATTAAAAAAGGTGAAATTGTTTCGATTGTGGGTGCGTCCGGTGCGGGAAAAACAACTCTTTTGCAAATTCTGGGAACACTTGACAAGCCTTCAGGATTAGAAACCGAAACTTCCTTAACCATAAACGGTCAGAATATTTTAGAGCTGAGTGATAAAGCATTATCAAAATTCAGAAATCTGAATTTAGGATTTATTTTTCAGTTTCATCAGCTTTTACCTGAATTTACAGCATTAGAAAATGTATGTATTCCTGCTTTCATTGCCGGAAAAAAAAATACTGAAGTAGAAAGCGAGGCCAAAAAACTTTTAGATTACTTAGGGCTTTCCCATAGAATTCATCACAAACCCAATGAACTTTCAGGAGGAGAACAGCAAAGAGTTGCTGTAGCAAGGGCGCTAATCAACAAACCCGACGTTATTTTTGCAGATGAACCTTCCGGGAATTTGGACACCCATTCTGCCGAAAATTTACACCAGTTATTCTTTCAGCTTCGTGATGAATTTGGACAGACTTTTGTAATTGTAACTCACAATGAAGAATTAGCCAATATGGCGGATAGAAAGTTAGTAATGGTTGATGGATTAATTAGTAATTAA
- a CDS encoding phosphodiester glycosidase family protein, with amino-acid sequence MKTKIGILVLIIILLGLFVGVKVYADDQFVVYKADLKEQDLRLYWKNDKGGNFGSIENLKLWLEKNKATLKFAMNGGMYKRDNSPQGLYIEKQEILVALDTLKAAGNFYLKPNGVFYLTTKRIARICKTEDFRNDNTIEYATQSGPMLVIDGKIHPDFNKASSNLNIRNGVGILPDGKVIFVLSKKEINFYDFANYFKSLGCKNALYLDGFVSRAYVPSENWIQTDGNFGALFAVTEKKE; translated from the coding sequence ATGAAAACAAAAATTGGGATATTAGTTTTGATAATTATACTTCTGGGGCTATTTGTTGGTGTCAAAGTATATGCTGATGATCAATTTGTGGTGTATAAAGCCGATCTTAAAGAACAAGATTTAAGATTATATTGGAAGAATGATAAAGGAGGAAATTTTGGAAGCATCGAGAACCTCAAACTTTGGTTGGAGAAAAACAAGGCAACGCTAAAATTTGCCATGAATGGCGGAATGTATAAAAGGGATAATTCGCCACAAGGTCTTTATATCGAAAAACAAGAGATTCTGGTTGCTTTAGATACCTTAAAAGCAGCGGGTAATTTCTACTTAAAACCAAATGGTGTTTTTTATCTGACAACAAAAAGAATTGCCAGAATTTGTAAAACAGAAGATTTTCGCAATGATAATACAATAGAATATGCAACTCAATCCGGCCCAATGTTGGTTATTGACGGAAAAATTCATCCTGATTTTAATAAAGCTTCGAGTAATTTGAATATTCGAAATGGAGTAGGGATTTTACCAGATGGAAAAGTAATTTTTGTATTGTCGAAAAAGGAAATAAATTTTTATGATTTTGCAAATTATTTCAAAAGCTTAGGTTGTAAAAATGCGTTGTATCTGGATGGATTTGTATCGCGTGCGTATGTGCCTTCAGAAAATTGGATTCAGACCGACGGAAATTTTGGTGCGTTATTTGCAGTAACAGAAAAAAAAGAATAA
- a CDS encoding DUF6787 family protein, producing the protein MNRLKKRWGITSNVQAIIILIVFAITGSASAWLSKPFCVLLGITKEDFGGWFTLIRLLIIFPIYQVLLVGIGTIFGQFRFFWNFEKKMLKNMGLGFLFKDSKPQS; encoded by the coding sequence ATGAACAGACTAAAAAAACGTTGGGGCATCACCTCAAATGTACAAGCCATAATCATACTAATTGTTTTTGCCATCACAGGATCGGCATCTGCATGGCTGTCTAAACCTTTTTGCGTCTTGCTAGGCATTACCAAAGAGGATTTCGGAGGCTGGTTTACTCTAATACGACTGTTAATTATTTTCCCGATCTATCAGGTTTTACTGGTTGGTATCGGTACCATATTCGGACAATTCCGTTTCTTTTGGAATTTTGAAAAGAAAATGCTTAAAAATATGGGACTGGGATTTTTGTTCAAAGATTCAAAACCTCAGTCTTAA
- a CDS encoding DUF6146 family protein — translation MKKSLFILGLLFTIIACSTASKNTAATNTGGKSTAAVNDTVRIANDSLEYEVIIIDNGFSTWLASRALPRNYYSLSYLENKNNLYVTEWNNRVLQPQRYSPNLYEMRIDYQPTIHYGYEVNYLIYNYMIYFQNTYKQKLGGYVPIR, via the coding sequence ATGAAAAAATCCCTCTTTATATTAGGCCTTCTCTTTACCATAATAGCCTGTTCGACAGCTTCAAAAAATACGGCTGCTACAAATACAGGCGGCAAGTCTACTGCCGCAGTAAACGATACGGTACGAATTGCCAACGATTCTTTAGAGTACGAAGTGATCATTATCGATAACGGCTTTAGTACCTGGCTGGCATCAAGAGCACTTCCACGAAATTATTACTCTTTAAGTTATCTCGAAAACAAAAACAATCTGTACGTAACCGAATGGAACAATCGTGTTTTACAGCCACAGCGCTACAGTCCGAATTTATATGAAATGAGAATTGATTATCAGCCAACGATTCATTATGGTTACGAAGTAAATTACCTTATTTATAACTATATGATTTATTTTCAAAATACTTACAAACAAAAGCTCGGAGGCTATGTTCCTATAAGATAA